Within Vicia villosa cultivar HV-30 ecotype Madison, WI linkage group LG1, Vvil1.0, whole genome shotgun sequence, the genomic segment GATAGCATAGTTTTCAGATTGGCTTTTAAGAATAGGAGAGGGCCGAATATCTGAGCCTAATGACGGCACCGCCGAAATCAACATACCACCTGATATTCTGATAACAGAATTTGATGATCCAATCGTGGCCATTGTCAATAGCACATACCctgatttcataaataatttccaatgtgttgattACCTTAAAAGTCGAGCGATACTTGCCTCTACACTGCAGATTGTTGATCAGATCAATGACCATATACTTAGATTGATGCCAGGTTaagcaacaaaaatatataatttaatgggTTATATTAATCTAATTTTTGCTTTTACTAATTCTGTTTGGTCAACAATGTAGGAGAGATTCGTGACtactacagcgcaaattcagttgACAAGTCTGAGATTCATGACCCAGCAGTAGTTGATATCCTCACACCAGAATTTCTAAGTTCCCTCCGAACATCAGGATTGCCAAACCATCACTTAAAACTAAAGGTTGGGACACCTATAATGCTCATGAGAAATATAGATCAGGCTGAAGGTTTATGTAACGGCACAAGGCTGTGTATAACAAAGATGGCAGCCCATGTACTGGAGGCTTCAATAATGGGTGGTAAAGGTTTGGGAAATTTGGTTTACATACCTCGAATGGACATGTCACCATCCCAATCACCATGGCCATTCAAACTGAATAGGAGACAGTTCCCTATTATAGTTTCCTATTCTATGACAATTAACAAATCACAGGGACAGTCATTGGATAACGTTGGTTTGTACTTACCGAAAGATGTATTCACACATGGCCAGATTTATGTCGCATTGTGAAGAGTAACAACAAAAAAGGGAATCAAAATACTGATacatgatgaagaaaagaaattcaGGGAGAAAACTACAAATGTTGTGTATAAAGAAGTTTTTAACAATGTCTAAGTTTTTAGAATTGATTAGAGTAAATCTGTAACAGCGGTAATCTATATTAATAACAGCATATTAGTATTGCAAGT encodes:
- the LOC131618622 gene encoding uncharacterized protein LOC131618622 is translated as MWRTLAAALRSKHDICLTVATSGIASLLLPGGRTAHSKFRIPVPTMDNSTCKVEFNDDVADMLQQTKLIIWDEAPMAHKYAIESLDRTLKDVMSADKNSTDVFGGKVVVFGGDFRQILPVVPRGSRSDIVHYWLLRIGEGRISEPNDGTAEINIPPDILITEFDDPIVAIVNSTYPDFINNFQCVDYLKSRAILASTLQIVDQINDHILRLMPGEIRDYYSANSVDKSEIHDPAVVDILTPEFLSSLRTSGLPNHHLKLKVGTPIMLMRNIDQAEGLCNGTRLCITKMAAHVLEASIMGGKGLGNLVYIPRMDMSPSQSPWPFKLNRRQFPIIVSYSMTINKSQGQSLDNVGLYLPKDVFTHGQIYVAL